The window CCCCGAAGGCCGGGGCGTGTTCTCCCGCCTGAGCGTGCATGAGAACCTGCTCATGGGCGCTTATCTGCGCGATGACCGCCAGGACATCCGCCGCGACATGGAGCAGGTCTGCGCCATGTTCCCCATCCTGGCCGCGCGCCGGAACCAGCCCGCGGGCAATCTCTCCGGCGGTGAACAGATGATGCTGGCCATCGGCCGGGCCCTCATGGGGCGGCCCCGGCTGCTCATCCTGGATGAACCCTCGCTGGGGCTGGCCCCCCTGGTGGTCGAGGCCATCTTCCAGCTCCTGGCGCGCATCAACCGCGAGGGCGTGACCATCCTTCTGGTGGAGCAGAACGCCGTGGTGGCCCTTGAGCTGGCGCACCGGGCCTACGTGCTGGAAAACGGCCGCGTGGTCATGAGCGGGGAGAGCGCCGCCCTGGCCGGGGACGA is drawn from Desulfovibrio aminophilus DSM 12254 and contains these coding sequences:
- a CDS encoding ABC transporter ATP-binding protein, with translation MLTIRHLDVFRGRTHVLRDVSLEVGRGEIVALIGANGAGKTTTLRTISGLLPARNGEISFAPREGGDVLDLTSTPAEAIVAAGICHCPEGRGVFSRLSVHENLLMGAYLRDDRQDIRRDMEQVCAMFPILAARRNQPAGNLSGGEQMMLAIGRALMGRPRLLILDEPSLGLAPLVVEAIFQLLARINREGVTILLVEQNAVVALELAHRAYVLENGRVVMSGESAALAGDDNIRKAYLGG